In Equus quagga isolate Etosha38 chromosome 14, UCLA_HA_Equagga_1.0, whole genome shotgun sequence, one DNA window encodes the following:
- the LOC124225815 gene encoding LOW QUALITY PROTEIN: putative olfactory receptor 10D4 (The sequence of the model RefSeq protein was modified relative to this genomic sequence to represent the inferred CDS: inserted 2 bases in 1 codon) codes for MRNHTPVTEFLLMGISHTKGLENVLFVFFLAFYLLTLLGNLLILLSILTSSNLHTPMYFFLGNLSVFDIFFPSVSSPKMMLYLMGQSRTISYQGCASQLFFYHFLGCTECFLYTVMAYDRFAAICHPLRYTVIMNHRLCTIMTLGTWMGSCLHASVLTFLIFXSPYCGPNEVDHFFCDIPVVLPLACADTSLAQTVSFINVGVVTLICFLLILTSYTHIIISILKMSSSEGRHRAFSTCSAHLTSILLFYGPVIFIYLQPVSSPWLDSVVQVLNNIVTPSLNPLIYTLRNKDVKLTLRKVLIQRVPTCGA; via the exons ATGAGGAATCACACTCCTGTAACTGAGTTCCTCCTCATGGGAATCTCTCACACAAAAGGGCTGGAAAATGtgctctttgtcttctttctggcCTTCTACTTGCTCACTCTTCTGGGGAACTTGCTcattcttctctccatcctcacttcCTCCAACCTCCAcactcccatgtatttcttcttggGAAACTTGTCAGTGtttgacatattttttccttcagtgagTTCCCCCAAAATGATGCTTTACCTGATGGGGCAAAGCCGGACCATCTCTTACCAGGGCTGCGCCTCCCAGCTCTTCTTTTACCACTTCCTGGGTTGCACTGAGTGTTTCCTGTACAccgtgatggcctatgaccgatTTGCAGCCATCTGTCACCCCTTGCGATACACAGTCATCATGAACCACAGGCTGTGCACCATCATGACTCTAGGCACCTGGATGGGGAGCTGTCTGCATGCATCTGTCCTCACATTCCTCATCTT GTCACCCTACTGTGGCCCCAATGAGGTGGACCATTTCTTCTGTGATATCCCTGTGGTGCTGCCCCTGGCCTGTGCAGACACCTCTCTAGCTCAAACAGTGAGTTTCATCAATGTAGGTGTTGTTACActcatctgttttcttcttatcCTCACTTCTTATACTCACATCATTATCTCTATATTGAAAATGAGCTCCTCAGAAGGCAGGCACAgagccttctccacctgcagtGCCCATCTGACTTCCATCCTGCTCTTCTATGGACCTGTGATCTTCATTTATCTCCAACCTGTCTCCAGCCCTTGGCTGGATTCTGTGGTTCAAGTCTTGAATAATATTGTTACTCCTTCCCTGAATCCTCTGATATATACCTTGAGAAACAAGGATGTGAAGTTGACTCTGAGAAAAGTACTAATCCAACGAGTACCTACTTGTGGGGCATAA